A part of Pseudobacteriovorax antillogorgiicola genomic DNA contains:
- a CDS encoding trypsin-like serine protease, producing MMKSKTIIKGMTFINLLCLPACETHSSQEDGHRITEDDTPEESNLPENSTDDGTVTMDNMPKDDSTTPCPKASPVALEIFGGVSIGIEDEVAKSTVKISGASAVCTGTIIGNKHVLTAAHCLPLSESDYIGFGKNGEDDRINIAGSVAHPEYPNFEYGAGSDIAIILLQNEIPSYAKPVELDSPQPCQSIIQAGYGLTREEELGVLHKVEVLVRYVPGECETNLPID from the coding sequence ATGATGAAATCTAAGACAATCATAAAAGGAATGACGTTCATAAATCTTCTATGTTTACCTGCCTGCGAAACTCACTCTTCCCAGGAAGATGGGCATAGGATCACAGAAGACGACACACCAGAAGAATCGAATCTTCCGGAAAACAGTACTGATGACGGTACAGTAACAATGGATAATATGCCGAAGGATGATTCTACTACACCTTGCCCAAAGGCGAGTCCTGTTGCACTTGAAATTTTTGGTGGTGTCTCTATAGGTATAGAAGATGAAGTGGCGAAGTCAACTGTCAAGATCTCTGGAGCATCAGCAGTATGTACTGGAACTATCATTGGTAACAAACACGTGTTAACGGCAGCGCACTGTCTACCGCTCAGTGAAAGTGATTATATTGGGTTTGGTAAAAATGGAGAAGATGATCGAATCAACATTGCAGGTTCAGTAGCGCATCCGGAGTACCCAAACTTTGAATATGGTGCCGGCAGCGATATTGCCATAATTTTACTCCAGAATGAGATTCCTTCCTACGCAAAACCAGTAGAGCTTGATAGCCCTCAACCTTGTCAAAGTATTATTCAAGCAGGCTATGGTCTAACTAGGGAGGAAGAATTGGGAGTTCTTCATAAAGTTGAGGTCTTAGTTCGCTATGTGCCAGGGGAGTGTGAGACAAATCTGCCGATAGATTAG
- a CDS encoding matrixin family metalloprotease, with amino-acid sequence MRTLITVMPFILLACGRPPTRIELNEGAQRLPVDSSVDEEATVQEEEDELVPEDLLVENEEEKAEPEEAQFAEDPERLSLNVVFHLGDSQLWKDEASLKPVIVETQRILSLAKIEIIPQYTTDDAPTEMMDIYFAPEVPGRPNINGVSFGMADREIYVIDNVGLQKVDDKRPPQSDIPRYIPGAKPMMKLAITQDQAEQARTTAHEIGHQLGLPHRQDTTNLMASGTSGWTLNENEIQTMRTTAVQQFGAKNITNAMLLQED; translated from the coding sequence ATGAGAACTCTAATTACAGTTATGCCATTCATACTTCTTGCCTGTGGTCGCCCCCCCACTCGCATTGAGTTGAACGAAGGAGCTCAAAGGCTGCCCGTAGATTCATCTGTAGATGAGGAAGCTACCGTGCAAGAAGAAGAAGATGAGCTAGTACCAGAAGACCTATTGGTAGAAAACGAAGAAGAGAAAGCTGAGCCGGAAGAAGCACAGTTTGCGGAAGATCCTGAGCGTCTGAGTCTCAACGTGGTTTTTCATCTCGGTGATTCCCAGCTATGGAAGGATGAAGCATCACTTAAGCCAGTGATTGTTGAAACTCAAAGGATTTTGTCGCTAGCTAAAATCGAAATTATTCCTCAGTACACTACAGATGATGCTCCAACTGAGATGATGGATATCTACTTTGCACCGGAAGTACCTGGCCGTCCCAATATTAATGGTGTGAGCTTTGGAATGGCGGACCGAGAGATCTACGTCATTGACAACGTGGGTCTTCAAAAAGTTGACGATAAACGCCCTCCACAGTCTGATATTCCAAGGTATATACCAGGGGCCAAACCAATGATGAAGTTGGCAATCACCCAGGATCAAGCAGAGCAGGCTAGAACGACTGCTCATGAAATAGGTCACCAGCTAGGCTTACCCCATAGGCAAGATACGACCAATTTAATGGCCAGTGGTACAAGCGGCTGGACACTCAACGAGAATGAGATCCAAACCATGAGGACGACAGCTGTTCAGCAGTTTGGAGCTAAGAACATAACCAATGCGATGCTTCTCCAGGAAGATTAA
- a CDS encoding DUF885 domain-containing protein encodes MQYLLTIGLAAFICTKGFAVAEDEKAKALFENLYAEYLELRPEVATRQGKKIGFDRWRDYSIQGESKVFEQAKEHLKRLKTELSREKLNQKNQLVYDLIKFQYEQELEAYQWRVHHSPINHMRGVHKEFVSLLTNYHTVDSLSDAQAYLKRLGGIPSALQGVSTRLDRAVKNKIYGSHQTYTRIQDALQKILKSLPIADNSSEQLFFSDFRNKVETLKISDKDKQALLKQAKHTLNKRVHPALQKFLTKVKKIQAANRSDDGLWRNPKGKEYYQNRLNYFTSTQMRASEVHQLGLREVSRIHGEMKLIKDKVGYKGTLQEFFTHMRSNKKFILPNTDEGRKLYIDSLEQYKQLMKDNIHLAFSRMPIAKLEIKRVEPYREKNSSAAFYQSGVPDGSKPGVYYANLADMNGMPTYLAESLFYHEAVPGHHFERSISIERQGVPQFQRYFKNTAYTEGWALYAEALAKELGGFKDPYSDFGRLNWELRRALRLVVDTGLHDQGWSRQKAIDYFKNNSSFPMSDVVNQIDRYLVIPGQATAYKIGMIKIQELRQLAEEKLGKKFVLAEFHDFLLGQGPLPLTIVESQVMSWIEMKGR; translated from the coding sequence GTGCAATACTTACTTACCATTGGACTCGCTGCTTTTATATGCACCAAAGGGTTTGCTGTCGCAGAAGATGAGAAAGCTAAGGCTTTATTCGAGAATCTATACGCTGAATACTTGGAACTACGACCCGAAGTGGCAACGCGACAAGGCAAGAAGATAGGCTTCGATCGATGGCGCGACTACTCGATTCAAGGGGAGAGCAAAGTTTTCGAACAGGCCAAGGAGCATCTTAAGCGGCTCAAAACAGAACTTTCTAGAGAGAAGCTAAACCAAAAAAATCAGTTGGTTTACGACTTGATTAAGTTTCAATACGAACAAGAGCTAGAAGCCTATCAGTGGCGCGTTCATCATTCGCCAATCAACCACATGCGGGGTGTACACAAGGAGTTTGTATCGCTTTTGACTAACTATCACACTGTCGATAGCCTATCAGACGCTCAAGCCTACTTAAAACGGTTGGGTGGCATTCCAAGCGCTTTGCAAGGAGTTTCCACGAGATTGGATCGAGCGGTTAAAAACAAGATCTACGGGTCTCATCAAACCTATACCCGAATACAAGATGCTCTTCAGAAAATTTTAAAATCTCTGCCGATAGCTGATAACAGCTCCGAGCAACTTTTCTTTTCAGATTTTAGGAATAAGGTAGAAACCTTAAAAATATCAGACAAAGACAAGCAGGCACTTTTAAAGCAAGCTAAACACACTTTGAATAAAAGGGTTCACCCCGCACTGCAAAAATTCCTGACTAAGGTAAAGAAGATCCAGGCTGCGAATCGCTCGGATGATGGGCTGTGGCGAAATCCCAAAGGCAAAGAGTACTATCAAAACAGACTCAACTACTTTACCAGCACACAAATGCGAGCGTCTGAGGTTCATCAACTAGGACTTAGGGAAGTATCGCGCATTCATGGTGAGATGAAGCTTATCAAAGACAAAGTAGGATATAAGGGTACTCTTCAAGAGTTTTTCACCCATATGAGAAGCAATAAAAAGTTTATTTTGCCCAATACCGATGAAGGCAGGAAACTCTATATTGATTCTTTGGAGCAGTATAAGCAGCTTATGAAAGATAACATTCATCTTGCGTTCAGTCGGATGCCAATTGCAAAACTAGAAATCAAGAGAGTTGAGCCGTATCGAGAAAAAAATAGCAGCGCCGCATTTTACCAGTCCGGAGTTCCCGATGGTTCGAAGCCTGGAGTTTATTATGCTAACCTAGCTGATATGAATGGCATGCCCACCTATTTAGCTGAGTCTCTCTTTTATCACGAAGCCGTTCCAGGGCACCACTTTGAGAGATCTATTTCTATTGAGCGACAGGGTGTGCCTCAATTTCAAAGGTATTTTAAAAACACGGCTTATACAGAGGGCTGGGCTTTATATGCGGAGGCTCTAGCCAAAGAGTTGGGTGGCTTCAAAGATCCATACTCAGACTTCGGAAGACTGAATTGGGAATTGCGAAGGGCTTTGCGGCTGGTCGTTGATACGGGACTTCATGACCAAGGCTGGAGCCGTCAAAAGGCGATTGACTACTTTAAAAATAACTCATCCTTTCCTATGAGCGACGTCGTTAATCAGATCGACCGGTACCTAGTCATTCCAGGGCAGGCAACGGCTTATAAAATAGGGATGATCAAGATTCAGGAGTTGAGGCAACTAGCCGAAGAGAAACTTGGAAAGAAATTTGTACTTGCTGAATTTCATGACTTCTTACTTGGTCAAGGTCCACTTCCTTTGACCATCGTTGAGAGTCAAGTTATGTCATGGATTGAGATGAAAGGGCGATGA